The Mycobacteriales bacterium genome has a segment encoding these proteins:
- a CDS encoding acyl-CoA dehydrogenase family protein: MDFAYTPEDEAFRTELREWLEKNLAAFDEQPIPEVPGMTKLYAKRQAWQKVMAAGGWAAINWPKELGGREATLMQNVIYSQEMAKAKAPGIFNTNGIWQIGPMIIRWGTQEQKDRWLHGILYADEHWCQGFSEPEAGSDLANLRLLAIRDGDDYVLDGQKIWITTAHIAKWGLFLVRTDPTAMERGAKHDGITALIVDMETPGITATPITDIVGEDSFCLVTFDQARIPADFSRLGNEGEGWMVAMGTLTNERVGTAGLSITMKSELDRAVDWARENNPGALADPDLRDRLARAYTQIEMTRLLNMRALSKVLKGEKGWPEVQIAKLQWSHLAQTLAALQVDLLGTAALLARGGPDAVDKGNWSRLYSYQRYTSIGAGTTQVQKNIIADRAIKLPRK, encoded by the coding sequence ATGGATTTCGCGTACACGCCCGAGGACGAGGCGTTCCGCACCGAGCTGCGGGAGTGGCTCGAGAAGAACCTCGCGGCCTTCGACGAGCAGCCGATCCCCGAGGTGCCGGGGATGACCAAGCTGTACGCGAAGCGGCAGGCCTGGCAGAAGGTCATGGCCGCCGGCGGCTGGGCCGCCATCAACTGGCCCAAGGAGCTCGGGGGCCGCGAGGCGACCCTGATGCAGAACGTCATCTACTCCCAGGAGATGGCGAAGGCGAAGGCGCCGGGCATCTTCAACACCAATGGCATCTGGCAGATCGGCCCGATGATCATCCGCTGGGGCACCCAGGAGCAGAAGGACCGCTGGCTGCACGGCATCCTCTACGCCGACGAGCACTGGTGCCAGGGGTTCTCCGAGCCCGAGGCCGGCTCCGACCTGGCCAACCTGCGGCTGCTCGCGATCCGCGACGGCGATGACTACGTCCTCGACGGCCAGAAGATCTGGATCACCACCGCGCACATCGCCAAGTGGGGCCTGTTCCTGGTGCGCACCGACCCGACGGCGATGGAGCGCGGCGCCAAGCACGACGGCATCACCGCGTTGATCGTCGACATGGAGACCCCGGGCATCACCGCGACACCGATCACCGACATCGTCGGCGAGGACTCGTTCTGCCTCGTGACCTTCGACCAGGCCCGCATCCCCGCCGACTTCTCGCGGCTGGGCAACGAGGGCGAAGGCTGGATGGTCGCGATGGGCACCCTGACCAACGAACGGGTCGGTACGGCGGGGCTGTCGATCACCATGAAGTCCGAGCTCGACCGCGCCGTGGACTGGGCGCGCGAGAACAACCCGGGCGCTCTCGCCGACCCGGACCTGCGGGACCGGCTGGCGCGGGCGTACACCCAGATCGAGATGACCAGACTGCTCAACATGCGGGCGCTGTCGAAGGTGCTCAAGGGCGAGAAGGGCTGGCCAGAGGTCCAGATCGCCAAGCTCCAGTGGAGCCATCTCGCCCAGACCCTCGCCGCGCTGCAGGTGGACCTGCTGGGTACGGCGGCACTGCTGGCGCGAGGCGGGCCGGATGCGGTCGACAAGGGCAACTGGTCGCGGCTGTACAGCTACCAGCGCTACACCTCGATCGGCGCCGGCACCACGCAGGTGCAGAAGAACATCATCGCCGACCGCGCGATCAAGCTGCCACGCAAGTGA
- a CDS encoding SDR family NAD(P)-dependent oxidoreductase, with the protein MPKPKNTLQLAGSAILVTGASTGIGAATARALGAAGARVGLVARRKELLDQVAQETRDAGAPDVEVWAADLSDLPLAEKVALEAWQRFGAIDGLVNNAGAPKRKHVTRLTAQEVEEIMTLNYFSPVRMTLALLPLMRERGSGVVVNVASLAGRVAPPRESAYAGSKFALNGFSEVMAVDLYEENIHVRAIQPGPIETSIWGDVPGNEKAAYDGEFFPPEDCAAAILDALTGDGFERYIPESLGDVVKLKAQDVDGFIAGSAAFAKNPEAVEKV; encoded by the coding sequence ATGCCAAAGCCGAAGAACACGCTGCAACTGGCCGGCTCCGCGATCCTCGTCACGGGCGCGTCCACCGGCATCGGCGCCGCGACCGCCCGAGCACTCGGTGCCGCCGGCGCCCGAGTCGGCCTCGTCGCCCGCCGCAAGGAGCTGCTCGACCAGGTCGCCCAGGAGACCCGCGACGCCGGCGCTCCCGATGTCGAGGTATGGGCCGCGGACCTTTCCGACTTGCCGCTTGCCGAGAAGGTCGCCCTCGAGGCGTGGCAGCGCTTCGGTGCGATCGACGGGCTGGTCAACAACGCCGGCGCGCCGAAGCGCAAGCACGTCACCCGGCTGACCGCGCAAGAGGTCGAAGAGATCATGACGCTCAACTACTTCTCACCGGTCCGGATGACGCTCGCGCTCCTGCCGTTGATGCGAGAGCGCGGGAGCGGGGTCGTCGTCAACGTGGCGAGCCTCGCGGGCCGCGTCGCGCCGCCGCGGGAGTCGGCGTACGCCGGCAGCAAGTTCGCGCTCAACGGCTTCAGCGAGGTCATGGCGGTCGACCTCTACGAGGAGAACATCCACGTCCGCGCGATCCAGCCGGGACCCATCGAGACCTCGATCTGGGGCGACGTGCCCGGCAACGAAAAGGCGGCGTACGACGGAGAGTTCTTCCCGCCGGAGGACTGCGCGGCCGCGATCCTCGACGCGCTGACCGGCGATGGCTTCGAGCGCTACATCCCCGAGTCGCTCGGCGACGTCGTGAAGCTGAAGGCGCAGGACGTCGACGGCTTCATCGCCGGCAGCGCGGCCTTCGCCAAGAACCCCGAAGCCGTCGAGAAGGTCTGA
- a CDS encoding SRPBCC family protein, giving the protein MIRGEGSAFIAGVTAQDIFDFVLDPAQYSKADLKVVGVTKLADTDDGMIAREDGKFLGKFPGSVITRYRWLPPHSIDVVLEHGVAAYMHAWFEIEDRDGGAFVRHVEEIAMRRPFGKLWDLTTKSWFAQSVATEVAEIARLMESGERGRGIAAH; this is encoded by the coding sequence ATGATCCGAGGTGAGGGCTCAGCGTTCATCGCCGGCGTGACGGCTCAGGACATCTTCGATTTCGTGCTGGATCCGGCTCAGTACTCGAAGGCCGACCTCAAGGTGGTCGGCGTGACGAAGCTTGCCGACACCGACGACGGCATGATCGCCCGTGAGGACGGCAAGTTCCTGGGCAAGTTCCCGGGCTCGGTCATCACCCGCTACCGGTGGCTGCCGCCGCACTCGATCGACGTCGTCCTCGAGCACGGCGTCGCGGCGTACATGCATGCGTGGTTCGAGATCGAAGACCGCGACGGCGGGGCGTTCGTGCGACACGTCGAGGAGATCGCGATGCGCCGCCCGTTCGGCAAGTTGTGGGACCTCACCACGAAGAGCTGGTTCGCCCAGTCCGTGGCCACCGAGGTTGCTGAGATCGCCCGCCTGATGGAGTCAGGTGAGCGCGGCCGGGGGATCGCCGCCCACTAG
- a CDS encoding DUF3224 domain-containing protein, whose amino-acid sequence MTLIARFAVTKAEPTTPSGLDADWVGMLVFSKTFSSGIVGSATTLFMSAGTEEGSRSYVATEQIRGRTDTGEEGTFVVQHGGLESDPSTWFGHIVPNAGTGDFASWTGSARIQHDDDGAYFEIDLG is encoded by the coding sequence ATGACGTTGATCGCGCGATTCGCCGTGACGAAGGCCGAGCCGACCACCCCGAGCGGGCTCGACGCCGACTGGGTCGGGATGCTCGTGTTCTCCAAGACGTTCAGCTCCGGGATCGTGGGGTCGGCCACCACGTTGTTCATGTCAGCCGGGACCGAGGAGGGGTCCCGCTCCTACGTCGCGACGGAGCAGATCCGCGGCCGGACCGATACCGGCGAGGAGGGCACGTTCGTCGTACAACACGGCGGGCTGGAGTCAGACCCCTCGACCTGGTTCGGGCACATCGTGCCGAACGCCGGCACCGGCGACTTCGCAAGCTGGACCGGCTCGGCGCGCATCCAGCACGACGACGACGGCGCGTACTTCGAGATCGATCTCGGCTAG
- a CDS encoding DUF429 domain-containing protein produces the protein MITVGVDLAAEPKRTAVAMLEWDHEGVRLVELLATADDEQILELAVQADKTGIDCPLGWSDDFVAFVNEHHAGNVASTPVDAAARVPLRYRATDLFLIEEKLGRPLSVSSDLIAVPAMRAAGLLAAMARAGIEVDRAGVTGGVAETYPALAIRHWKLDGGKYKGAGNEGGLSAMADKLRRGFRGRLDLGEHRAAVRRSDDAFDALMCALVARATMVYRGTAQIPRGLVQRARREGWIAVPTCRLDELIAPVEYDPSAS, from the coding sequence GTGATCACCGTCGGCGTGGACCTCGCGGCCGAGCCCAAACGCACGGCGGTCGCGATGCTGGAGTGGGACCACGAGGGGGTCCGCCTGGTCGAGCTGCTCGCCACCGCCGACGACGAGCAGATCCTCGAGCTGGCAGTTCAGGCGGACAAGACCGGCATCGACTGCCCACTGGGCTGGTCCGACGACTTCGTCGCGTTCGTCAACGAGCACCACGCCGGCAACGTCGCGTCGACGCCGGTCGACGCCGCGGCGCGGGTGCCGCTGCGCTATCGCGCGACCGACCTGTTCCTGATCGAGGAGAAGCTAGGCCGCCCGCTCAGCGTGTCCTCCGACCTGATCGCCGTCCCGGCGATGCGGGCGGCGGGCCTGCTGGCCGCGATGGCGCGCGCCGGGATCGAGGTCGACCGGGCGGGGGTGACCGGCGGGGTCGCCGAGACGTATCCGGCGCTCGCGATCCGGCACTGGAAGCTCGACGGCGGCAAGTACAAGGGCGCCGGCAACGAGGGCGGCCTGTCCGCGATGGCCGACAAGCTGCGCAGGGGCTTCCGCGGCCGGCTCGACCTCGGCGAGCACCGCGCGGCGGTTCGCCGATCCGACGACGCCTTCGACGCGCTGATGTGCGCACTGGTCGCCCGGGCGACGATGGTCTATCGGGGTACGGCGCAGATCCCGCGCGGGCTGGTGCAGCGCGCCCGGCGGGAAGGTTGGATCGCCGTACCGACCTGCCGCCTCGACGAGCTCATCGCCCCCGTCGAGTACGACCCCAGCGCCTCGTGA